The DNA region CACAGACGGTTCAAGGTATTCCGACCGATTATCATGTTGTAGGATCCCACCGCTCCCAGTATAAGGTATCTTACCTCCAGCGTCTTAGCGTTCTCAAACTCACCAAATGTAGTATCAAGGTCGAGGACGCCCCTTACCCATACTTGTTCGCCCGCGAACCCCACAAGAGTCCTTGCATAGGGAGTGAGGTCTCCTTCCTTCAAACCGAACCGATCAAACGCATTaccgtaaatgatgtccgccgaactTCCTTGATCTAGAAGCACTCGCTGTACATTGAGTTGGTTGACACGGAGTAGgaccacaatcgggtcgtctAGATGCGGCTTTATTTCGCAGAAGTTTGCGGGCGAAAATGTAATGTCTGGGTGTGAAAAACCGAAAGGAGTCTCTATGACCGTGTTCACCGCCCTGGCGTATCGCTTTCTTGCTGCACTAGTGACTCCACctccgccaaatcctcctgcgaTCGCGCTCACTTCCTTAGTCGTTATGGCCTGATCGCCTTGAGGTCTAACAGGTTCCCCTACCGCTATCAGCTACTCAACCGCGCGCTGCAAATCGCGACATTCCTCTGTAACGTGGCCTGTTGTTCGGTGGTAAGCGCACCATTCTTCCCTATCCTGCTGCTCCAGGCGGTTATTAACGTCGCAGATTAACCATCTCCAATCTTCGTGAGCATCCAGCGTCTCAAATGATAGCAGTTCACCTCTCGATTCATCGCGCTGCCTTCCACATGCGCGACGCAATGGCGGACCGCACGCGTGTCCCAGCCTTCCCCTACTTCGTCGACGATGTGCCTCCATTAGGCTTCACCAGCGAACTAGGAATTCaactaaaatttcaaaaaaccGAAGAGAAATGCAcggaaaatcgaacttctctcaaccaaatcacaatccacgtagtctgggaatcgaaatctaccgttccccacagacggcgccaaatgttctatccaagaacatagagatgaggtacgatacccatagtgagaggatcgtgatgtgagaatctagagagagtttagagcgtaaccgcttagagagaaaaagtatctaaatttcaagcttttatttctcaaatgagctaagagtcctttaccattggtaaccgtcccctatttatagatgtgggggttgggcttggcgcccctaatttctcttaatgggccagttgggccttccgggagaaggcccaatttcTTGGCTTGCACGTTGCCCcgggctggcgcgcctgggcggGGGACCCTATGGTCTCGCCCAGTCTAGCTGTAACTAGTTCAATAAGGAACAAGAAGCAACTAATACCATCAAAATTCTATGAGAAGCTAAAAAAGGTTCATTCCAAGAGCAAAAAAATCTCAGTTCATAATGCAACACCACATTTATTGCCTCATTGTTTCCATGCTTTCCTCCCACGAAACTGTTTGTCGGACAGCTGTTGTTGTTTCCTCTTCTCTGTTTTAGATCTTGCTACCTTATTCCTCTTTGCAGCCAGGGGCATTTTCTTCTTGTGTTCCTTTTGTTGGTTGCTCAGGCCACCCGTCTTTTTCTGTTTTACAGCGGTTCGAGCACAATATTTTCCTCTGTCCTCCCTGCTGCTCTAACCAAAGCCAATCTTTCTTCctttttcatctttttcttttaaaaattaaacagGCAAGGAACTAAAAATTCGTGGATGTTAAAAACTCAATTCAAACTCTTGACTCTGAAATTCGTGGATTGATAATACTAGCCTTTTTAATAACCCAGATTTCGAGCTTCTACAATCTTCATTGACATCGCCTCACCCCACTTGGAAGTTCCAAATACACTCAGATCTGGACTTGGAGATGAGTTTGATGTCTACATGGATGAGAGAAGCAGATTAGAACTTGAGAGAGCTTGAATTGTACTGTGTTGTtgctctcctcctccttcttcatcatcttcttacTCAATCTCTccctcacccaaaaacccaacaAAAATAGGTGAGAAGGGAGAAGATCCGGTGGTGGCGATGATTATGGCGCCGTGGTTCGAAACAGCGATGGGCACAACGCTGTGGAGGTTGCAGGGCGACGGTGGTTCTAGATCtattgagggagagaaaaattgGTCATGATGATATTATAATCATACCTTTCTAGCACTAATTCAATTCTAACCACTTAATTTAAGAATatttctaaattttttaatCCAACAGTTTTGAGAAAGAGACCACCGTtggattaaaaatataaatagtcCACCCTAGTGGACACCTCAAATAAACTCACAAACTTCGAAAACACAAAAGTGTAGGGTAATTCCATCAATTCGATTTCCCCTCAGTCTGTCTATGTGACCGTTAATAACGCTCAGTGTTTTAagactcggctcgaaccggccggtccgaccggTTGGACCAGGACTCGGTGacctgaccggtccgagccTCACATCAGACCGGTCGTGCATGTGACTCGACCGGAACCGGtttgaaccggccggttcgacgaTTAACTcggtgactcggccggttttttaTTGAACCGTCGAGTCacccatttcttttttttttgttagtttgTTATTTGTGGGCTAGATAGAAGCCCATTTTCCACCCTTtcacattgttttttttttttcagtctaGTTGGGTTATTTAACCTATTGGGCCTTTTAAATTGTTTTTTCTTTGTCCATTTGCAAACATTTTGTATATAATTGGGCAAAAAACGTgatattttgttaaaaaatggTGCCAACATGGTTTGAACACATGTCATGGAGGTAGTTTGAAGGAAAACTACCACTGCACCATTAGGTGGTTGTTGATTAGAAacgtattttgttttttttatattaactttATATTGCATaggatattttttattatttttaatatacaccgagtcaagcaatcgaaccagtgacccagtggtcCGACCAGTGACTCAGTGACTCAGTACCCCGACCGAGTCGatgaccgagccgagttttaaaacactaaTAACGCTTGCATGACGACGTGGGACCCGCATTTCCAACTCCAACGGTGcatcacccaaaaacccacaaTGGCAGCCAGCTGTAAAGCAAATGGCACCACTGTAAATTAAATTACATAACAGGGGTAGCAACGTCTTTCCATTTTCCGTTatccttttttttcattttctaatttGCATATCTCTGTTTTTCTCTATTAtcatcactctctctctctcatcatGTTCCCTCGCTCTTAGCTAGATATAAATTCGtaggagagagagaaaaatctTTCAATTCAGAAGAGAAAAATCGCATTCGAGAGAAAATTGAAGGGTTTTTCGGAATCCCGAGGTCAAATCTAGCTTCAATTCTAGGGTGAGAAGAACAAtacctgttgttgttgttgattcttgAATCGAATTGAGGGGgaaaagcaaaagaaagaaagagagagagagagagagagataccCAGATAGCTAATTAGGGTTTAGAGCGAAAAAGGTGAAGTGGGTTTGCTCAAAGTTGGGattttgggttgttgttgttgtggtggtggtggtggtgagtgaAAGAGAAAGATGACGGATGTGATGCTGCATATATACGATGTGACGAATAGCGGATCTGAGAAAACCAACAGCACCATTGTTCAGATCAACAAGATCTTCAAGGATGGGATTGGTCTTGGTGGCATTTTTCACAGTGCTGTTCAGGTTTAATTTTCTTCCAccactctctttttctttgtgGAAATGAATGATTCCGTTGTTGTTGATTGGATCCGGGTTTTGATTCGTGTGTTAATGTTGATTTGGGAGTGTAATTGTCAAGTGTGACTTCACTGTTATTATGGGGTTCCATTTTTTCTGTTTGTAGTTTGAGGTTTATAGTTATACTACAGATTAAATCTCTAAATTTTGATTCCTATCagtctctttttcttcttcttattattTGTTTGAGTGCTGTTTGCGTAAATCAGTGCAAGAAACATCTACTAGCTTTTATTTGCGTGATTGGTAGTTATATTAGTTAGGATTCATGtgtttattttacatttatccATTTTATAACTACTCTATGTAGTCTTTCATTCCCCAGCACGTGTGAAAAACGTGTATGCTGTCATCAATCAATGAAGTGGGTAGCTTATTTGTGGGAGATATTCTAGATGCTGCTTCTAGACGTTCCTACGATTGTTGTGTATAGTGGGTCAGCCTTAGATAAGTATGGCAGATAAGTGTTGAAGGTGTGTGTAGTTCATGGTTGTAACTGGCTAATTGCTGGGGTGTTAGAGGAGAGGTCATGTAAGAATGGAATAACTTGAGATACGGATTATGGACACTGGCTAGTTGAGGTGAATGATGGATGGTGTATGAATTATTATGATGCAGCTGCAACAGTTGTAATTGTGGATACAATATAACTTTGTTGGAAGATTTTAGGGGAAATCTGTTGCACACTAGTTTTATTTGCTGATACTGGACACAAGCCTACACCCAAATAATTTAGTTTTGTTCCGGCTAAGTTTCTTCTTGAAATCTTTCTTTTACTAGTAATGGACTGGTCATTAGTTACCAGGTCAGCCATCTTCAAATTGTTCCATTATGAGGAGTTTTCTGTTAGTAAATTGCCAGGGTTTTACTGGATTATTTGATAAAATGAAGCAGGTTAATAGTTATAATTCGATTTTGGTCCTCTCAGCATAGTAGGGTAGGGAGCAGTTAGAGAACTCAGATTGTAGTTTGTTGAGATATTAGTTAGGAACAAGATAGAGACATTTGTTATGTCAATTGGATAAATAGTGGAAATAAGGGGAGAGAAATGGGGGATTCAGATTTGTTACTTTAGAAGAGTGATTTCTCTCCTTATATGTTCAGAATCCATTCACTAATAATAGATCTGTTCTAGGTCCTTCTATCTTTCGTCCTGCTCTTGAACTCTTAATTTTGGGTTCAAATCAGGTCCAGGCATGTGAAATCTTGAATGTGGTGCCAAGTGCTATCAGTTACAGAAGAAAGAAGAGCAATTGTGTAATTGTATTATCTTCTGTCTTGCTTGTAAAGATGAATTACTTGACTTAGAATACTGTTGAGGAAACTAGGAGGAAGTATCGATAAATTTATAAGACATGATTAACGCTCAAAGCTAAGGGACGTGTGACAAGAGTCGTTAGAAGAAAGGTATATAGACCTTGGGGCTGATGAAAACCACTGGGTAGTTTTGTATGAGCATAATCTTGTAATGCTAAGATTGGATTTCTTCTAAGACATTTTGTCCACGTTATTCTCACAAGACTTGGCAAGATTAGAACTAAGTTTTTGAGGTGTGAACCTTTGTTTCAGTAATCTGTACTCTTTGTTTAATTTGGAGTTTTGTATGAGAAATCTTCATCatttatttggaacaaagagcCTAAGAAACTATAAAAATATTTGACTAAACGTTATTGTGTTTATTAGTTTCATTTTTTGTTATTACTTGTATATCTAATTATTCATCTCCttttaaatgttaaaataaaatcatgagGGGTGCAATTATTTAATTTCATCCTCCAGCTATTCTTTTTCACCCTCCCCAGTCCGAATAACAAAAAGAACTTTCCTAGCAGTTTGAGAGGGAAAATCATCTTTTCTACTGACTCATTGGGAAATATGGTGATGATGTTCAtggtttattatttatttttttatcaaaggaAGTAAAACTGAAGTATCAAGTTTTGCACCTTCTTTGTTAATGTGGTACATCTAAAGTGGAAACTGCTGTCCTCATaaatttacctttttttttttaatcttggtGTATTATATGCATGCATTTTATTGGTCCAGATTTTTCTTTCATTGACTGCTGCAACTTCCTTGATATTAAGGTAGGGATATATACATTGCCACATGCTGACATATTAGGATTGTTTGTTCTACTGTTATAGGTTTATGGGGAGGAGGAATGGTCTTTTGGATATTGTGAGCAAGGCACTGGAGTATTTAGTTGCCCTTCTGGAAAAAATCCAATGTATACATATCGTGAGTGCATTATTCTTGGGAAAACAAGCTTTTCCATTTTCAAGGTAAATCAAATTTTAAGAGAACTTAGTAGAGAGTGGCCCGGAAGTTCGTATGATCTATTGTCCAAAAACTGCAACCACTTCTGTGATGAATTCTGTGAGAGGCTTGGTGTACCAAAACTTCCAGGTAAACATCTAACTATAATGTTATTTGTTATGTGCATTATAAACCTTTGTCGCAGAAATATGGCCTAGCAATATTTAGGGCCATTTCATGTAAATTCTGTGAAATATTTCTTCTACCATTTTAGTATAATACTTTTTGGAAGTTGAATCCACTTAGATAGCTATGCTCATTATTATACTGTACCCAAGTTACATGCCATTAACTTTACTAATTTTAGATGATAGAAATATGTGCCAAACTTATCCATTAGTTCACGTAAAATGTTGTTGGCTTGGATTGCAACTGTCTTTGTCTTTCTAATATAGGGAGAGAAAGTTGGGAAAAGAATAAAAGATCAAGTTGAGTTACTATTAGTGTTACAGGACAGGGAGATAACTGCTCGGACATGGAAAATGAACTTGGGTGGTTTCTAAAGGTCTTACAGACTTACACTCAGAAACTGGAGTTATTGGGTTTAGGGTAGATATGATAATTTGCCATTAACTCATTTTTCAATTGATATCTGCTAATAGAGGTTTTAGCATTGATCCATCTTGTGAATTATTGCTCTGTATGTTATGTTATAGCTTCCACTTTGTATTCTGACTGCTTCCATGACAGGTTGGGTTAATAGGTTTGCCAATGCTGGTGATACAGCTATGGAAGTGGCTGGAAATACTGCATTACGGGTGCGTTATGAATTTCAAACTTTACTAACTAAATGATTATGTGAATTTTGCTGGAGTTGTCTCATCAGAACTCGGAGAATACTTTCAGTACTCCCTCCCATAGTAGGTATTCTCCGGTAAAATAATTGCTTAGAATCTTAGATTGATAGATTTCTTATAATTTTCcttcaacaaaagaaaaaatagtcGTACAAGGTCAATAGAATATATACTATGGAACTGAAACTTTTTTTCTAACGCCTGGATGTTCTTGTATGCTTTTGGCTTTAGACTGAACTAATCATGTAGTTATGCATATCTTGTGAAAATCTATTGTTGCACTGATAATAATACCTTGTTATTGCAGTTCCGGCAAGCCAAAACAGAGATTGTATCAGCAAGCAAAGTCGCATACAGGTTCCTCGTAGGTGTTACTAATAATGTTAAAACTGGCCCAGAGTCCCCTAACAATTCAaacagaggaggaggatcccctAGATTTCAAGCTTCTTGGTTGAAAAACATTATTACTAATGGTGCTAAACCATCTACTAGTTCAGAAGGTGAGAGTCAGAATGGGGTTGTGCCACTACAACACACACGAGAAGATGATGACAACAAGGCTCTGCTGCGTAGTTCATCTTCACATGATAGTTGAGTGAGTCTTGGTTGAAAGCATAGTTCTTCTGTGTATTGTAATGTGTAAGTCAAAAatcagaaacaatttttttcatattcatTGTGTAGCAAATGTAAAATTTTCAGCTCTTGTTCAACACCAATCTTATTGGTGCCTCGTAAGACTTTATCATTTAAAGGTAACTGTGATGTTTGCTCTTTCCTCTCTCAATCTTATTTGATCAAGCTTGTTATAGTAAAAAATTCACGTCATTGGTGTTTAACCTGTAAAGTAATGCTGGTAGATGTAGCCCTTGTTTCCTCTCAAACATCAAGTTTACTAACTAAACCATTGTCTTGGCATCCATCCATAGCACTTATGCAGTTTGCCACTGATTGACGTTAAGTGTTGGTAATGTGAGACGTgaacttatatatataattaattaataacttgtttttggtcaaattataattaataactaattcCCATAGAGCCGAGTTGTTGGTGACATATGGATCCAAAGAAAAGGTTCTACTCATTCATTCTACTATTATACCATATACCCTCAACAAAGAGAACAGAGAAGATTGCTGAGTGCGGCTCTGAAACATACAACCGATGGCCCGGAGCTTCTTTTTTATCCGTATTATGATCAAATAGTTCACAAAATGAGTTGTAAAGTAGGCATTGCCATTGGCCTACTTTCTTGAACCAGTAACTATATTTGATCATTATATCAATAACAAAGTGGAACGTAGCATTTGATCTTTTAGTCAAATATATTTGAGGTACTCCAAATCCTCATAAAGAAGTAAGTGTAGagcatacttaatagttaatgTTTCTAGGAGCTCTCTTCTCTACGTCCTAAAGATCTATGCCATAATAGTATGAATCAAACTTTTATAAAAAGTTTAGAAAGACATGGTTATCAAAACACACTTATATTCTTGGTGAGTACGAAACTCAATGTCTTGCAAACGAGGAAAAAAGCTCCTTATATAGGCAATGAAGCTCAAACCTCAAATATAATCTATAACTACTACAAAGGGATAACTTTTGGCCACTATTCACATTAGGGTTTTTCAG from Lotus japonicus ecotype B-129 chromosome 2, LjGifu_v1.2 includes:
- the LOC130738102 gene encoding deSI-like protein At4g17486, which produces MTDVMLHIYDVTNSGSEKTNSTIVQINKIFKDGIGLGGIFHSAVQVYGEEEWSFGYCEQGTGVFSCPSGKNPMYTYRECIILGKTSFSIFKVNQILRELSREWPGSSYDLLSKNCNHFCDEFCERLGVPKLPGWVNRFANAGDTAMEVAGNTALRFRQAKTEIVSASKVAYRFLVGVTNNVKTGPESPNNSNRGGGSPRFQASWLKNIITNGAKPSTSSEGESQNGVVPLQHTREDDDNKALLRSSSSHDS